One genomic segment of Kordiimonas sp. SCSIO 12603 includes these proteins:
- the rpsU gene encoding 30S ribosomal protein S21 has translation MEVSVRDNNVDQALRALKKKLQREGVYREMKMRRFYEKPSEKKAREQAAAVRRARKLERKRLERDGLVTKNR, from the coding sequence ATGGAGGTTTCCGTTCGTGATAATAATGTGGATCAAGCTCTTCGTGCTCTGAAGAAAAAACTTCAGCGTGAAGGTGTTTACCGCGAGATGAAAATGCGCCGCTTCTACGAAAAGCCATCTGAAAAGAAGGCTCGTGAGCAAGCTGCAGCTGTACGTCGTGCACGTAAGCTAGAGCGTAAACGCCTTGAGCGTGATGGTCTGGTTACTAAGAATCGTTAA
- a CDS encoding DUF3892 domain-containing protein yields the protein MTLKHMVNLAKRKRDSGGKEVVTHIGGRLDNGIEWLVSHDEAVENIRSGRSEYFISLKDGSGIEKLIIGTSIYGDTFIKSELDRYEPLRLLKLPADA from the coding sequence ATGACACTGAAACACATGGTGAACCTTGCCAAGCGGAAGCGAGATTCGGGCGGCAAGGAGGTTGTTACTCATATCGGGGGTCGTTTAGACAATGGTATTGAGTGGCTCGTCTCTCATGATGAGGCTGTTGAAAACATCCGTTCTGGCAGGTCTGAATATTTTATCAGCCTTAAAGACGGATCAGGCATCGAAAAACTAATAATCGGAACAAGCATTTACGGCGACACTTTTATAAAAAGTGAGCTTGATCGATATGAACCGCTGCGGCTATTGAAATTACCTGCAGACGCATAA
- a CDS encoding glutathionylspermidine synthase family protein, with protein sequence MKRIQTAERPDWKDKAEQLGFIFHTMYGEQYWDERAYYSFTLEQVENHIEDPSAELYTMCLDVVDRAVRSEELLTKLAIPKDMWDVIATSWHAKDPSLYGRFDLSYDGTSPAKMLEFNADTPTSLYESAYFQWLWLDDKIECGDFPDETDQYNSIQEKLISRFERLFEKGSHIHFSSCKGTDEDRQTVRYIEDCAAQAGHFPHFTYLEDIGVNTAGEFADHNGALIQSLFKLYPWEDMLREVYSKFLLPSDVMFLEPAWKAVLSNKALLPLIWEFNKGHPNLLPASFSDNSEELGSSFVKKPIFSREGANVSIMENGDVIESADGEYGEEGYIYQRLHPLPQFDDNHTVIGSWIVGDEPAGMAIREDKSPITKDLSRFLPHIIEA encoded by the coding sequence ATGAAGCGTATACAAACGGCTGAACGGCCTGATTGGAAGGATAAAGCCGAACAACTCGGCTTTATCTTCCACACCATGTATGGGGAACAATATTGGGACGAACGTGCCTATTACAGCTTTACTCTGGAACAAGTTGAAAATCACATCGAAGACCCAAGCGCAGAGCTTTATACAATGTGCCTTGATGTGGTAGACCGTGCCGTACGCAGCGAAGAACTTTTAACTAAACTAGCCATCCCTAAGGATATGTGGGATGTAATCGCCACCAGTTGGCATGCAAAAGACCCATCACTTTACGGTAGGTTTGACCTTAGTTACGATGGCACTAGCCCAGCAAAAATGCTGGAATTTAATGCAGACACACCAACATCACTTTATGAAAGCGCATACTTTCAGTGGTTATGGCTGGATGATAAAATTGAATGCGGAGACTTTCCTGACGAAACAGATCAATATAATTCTATACAGGAAAAGCTAATCAGCCGATTTGAAAGGCTGTTTGAAAAAGGCAGCCATATTCATTTCTCTTCCTGCAAAGGAACCGATGAAGACAGACAAACTGTTCGCTATATTGAAGATTGTGCTGCACAGGCTGGTCACTTCCCTCATTTCACATATCTTGAAGATATTGGTGTTAATACGGCTGGTGAATTTGCTGATCATAATGGTGCGCTGATACAAAGCCTGTTCAAACTGTACCCCTGGGAAGATATGCTCAGAGAGGTTTACTCCAAGTTCTTACTACCAAGCGATGTAATGTTCCTAGAACCCGCATGGAAAGCTGTGCTTTCCAATAAGGCACTCCTCCCACTTATATGGGAATTCAACAAGGGGCATCCTAATTTATTACCCGCTAGTTTTTCTGATAACAGCGAAGAGTTAGGATCTTCTTTTGTCAAAAAACCCATATTTTCCCGCGAGGGCGCAAATGTTAGCATCATGGAAAATGGTGACGTTATAGAAAGCGCTGATGGGGAGTATGGCGAAGAAGGTTATATTTACCAACGCCTTCACCCACTTCCACAATTTGATGATAATCACACCGTGATTGGTAGCTGGATTGTAGGCGACGAACCCGCTGGAATGGCGATAAGGGAAGATAAAAGCCCCATAACAAAAGATCTTTCACGGTTTTTACCCCACATCATTGAAGCCTGA
- a CDS encoding PspA/IM30 family protein, whose amino-acid sequence MSIFKRLITVVKGHVNEAGEAIADANALTELDQLLRECDQSLEESKKSLTSMAAKRNLQDKKISDIEVDIEKYTDGARKAKAAENMDLARQAAERVMGLQGDLKAATALRDQYATAENNIRNNIKALTAKKERMRAEVDTVKATEQMQKSQEMLASSHANVNNSFSDASQSLDRLKARQAEKAARLEAANELDDVLSGTSLDSELAALDGGKSDTDDFLSKL is encoded by the coding sequence ATGAGTATTTTCAAACGTTTGATTACAGTTGTTAAAGGCCACGTAAATGAAGCTGGTGAAGCAATTGCAGATGCGAATGCACTTACGGAACTAGACCAGCTACTTCGCGAATGCGATCAAAGCCTTGAGGAATCCAAGAAGAGCCTCACCTCCATGGCTGCAAAACGCAATCTGCAAGACAAGAAAATCAGCGATATTGAGGTAGATATCGAAAAATATACGGATGGCGCACGCAAAGCGAAAGCTGCCGAAAATATGGACCTGGCTCGTCAGGCTGCGGAGCGCGTAATGGGACTTCAGGGTGATTTGAAAGCAGCAACTGCGTTACGCGATCAATATGCAACAGCCGAAAATAATATTCGCAACAACATCAAAGCACTTACCGCCAAAAAAGAACGTATGCGCGCTGAGGTGGATACAGTAAAAGCAACAGAACAAATGCAGAAATCACAGGAAATGTTGGCATCAAGCCATGCCAATGTGAACAACAGCTTTTCTGATGCATCCCAATCACTAGACCGCCTGAAAGCTCGTCAGGCAGAAAAGGCAGCACGCCTTGAAGCAGCGAACGAATTAGATGACGTTCTGTCCGGCACATCACTGGATAGCGAATTAGCTGCTCTTGACGGCGGCAAAAGCGACACTGACGACTTTCTTTCGAAACTCTAA
- a CDS encoding DUF2170 family protein produces MPAKTNAATRRRQLMKEKNLHKVEVYVPERMKKQLKDTEPALREGSAICVFPPHTLTQEMMTSKGSNFMTDVSPWTAKALFEELSSSDLFDQDAISLKLVEGMNPSIEITYTDLDRTAIMAVHGEQILVSLLICPIADVADQTALNEQLLKAHKYLPLSTIGITTINGQDYYELFGALSSRSLLTSVATEIAALAENYEEVVSAFVEVANAA; encoded by the coding sequence ATGCCCGCAAAGACAAATGCAGCTACACGCAGAAGGCAACTTATGAAGGAGAAAAACCTTCATAAAGTAGAAGTATATGTGCCTGAGCGCATGAAAAAGCAACTAAAAGATACGGAACCAGCCCTAAGAGAAGGTTCTGCCATCTGTGTTTTCCCACCCCATACACTTACGCAAGAAATGATGACAAGCAAGGGATCTAACTTCATGACTGATGTATCACCATGGACAGCCAAAGCACTTTTCGAAGAACTCAGCTCTTCTGATTTATTCGATCAGGACGCGATCAGCCTCAAGCTCGTGGAAGGTATGAACCCTTCTATTGAAATTACATACACTGACCTAGACCGCACAGCTATCATGGCAGTCCACGGCGAACAAATTCTTGTTTCGCTCCTGATTTGCCCAATCGCAGACGTTGCAGACCAAACCGCTTTGAACGAACAACTTCTGAAAGCACACAAATATCTGCCTCTCAGCACAATTGGCATTACAACGATTAACGGTCAGGACTATTACGAATTGTTTGGCGCACTCTCTTCCCGCTCATTATTAACAAGTGTTGCAACAGAAATTGCAGCCCTTGCTGAAAATTATGAAGAAGTCGTATCTGCATTCGTTGAAGTAGCAAACGCTGCCTAA
- a CDS encoding potassium channel family protein yields MSALGVLFSKIYLKCVELDWSVLALVAVLHYMASYFGFMMLGEAGLLADGVFAYYYFTTVSTVGYGDYSPVSESGRLFFILFMLPGGLTIFTVVLGKAVSGFSQYFKKKANGMGDYSKLEGATVIVGYHPQRTRKMVAEIKAGSNGDDTPLVLISKKDVPSNPDWRFIKTESLSSFDDLKRAAVEYAARVIVYADTDDLTLAAVLAVRALNKDAHVVCFFSSAEKAQLLGSNCDAEIVVSSSVEMVARELTDPGSNAFLSDLMSAQSGVAAFRMDVPEGEAGISRTQLSKELIEKAGATLISVKPKEVAQPIYDPRSIKELHAGDTFFYIADKRLDPNDINWRGA; encoded by the coding sequence GTGTCCGCACTTGGGGTGCTTTTTTCAAAGATTTATTTAAAGTGCGTTGAGCTCGATTGGTCTGTTCTCGCGCTTGTTGCCGTGCTTCATTATATGGCTAGTTATTTCGGTTTTATGATGCTGGGCGAGGCCGGCTTGTTGGCTGATGGCGTGTTTGCTTACTATTATTTCACCACTGTTTCGACAGTGGGGTACGGCGATTACAGCCCTGTTTCTGAGAGTGGCCGGCTATTCTTTATTCTATTCATGCTGCCAGGTGGTTTAACTATTTTTACCGTTGTTCTTGGTAAGGCTGTGAGTGGGTTTTCTCAATATTTTAAAAAAAAGGCGAACGGCATGGGTGATTACTCAAAGCTTGAAGGCGCTACTGTTATTGTGGGCTATCACCCTCAGCGTACCCGTAAAATGGTGGCGGAAATTAAGGCTGGTTCAAATGGTGATGATACGCCACTTGTTCTTATAAGTAAGAAAGATGTGCCAAGTAATCCTGATTGGCGATTTATCAAAACGGAAAGCCTATCAAGTTTTGATGATCTCAAGCGTGCTGCAGTAGAATATGCCGCCCGTGTTATCGTTTATGCAGATACCGATGATCTTACGCTTGCTGCGGTACTTGCGGTGCGAGCACTGAATAAAGACGCACATGTAGTGTGTTTCTTTTCAAGTGCTGAGAAAGCGCAGCTGTTGGGTAGTAACTGTGATGCAGAGATCGTGGTTTCTTCCAGTGTGGAAATGGTTGCACGCGAACTTACAGATCCTGGTTCAAACGCGTTTTTATCGGATTTGATGTCAGCGCAGAGCGGCGTGGCAGCATTTCGAATGGATGTACCTGAAGGAGAAGCAGGTATTTCAAGAACGCAACTTTCAAAGGAATTAATTGAAAAGGCAGGAGCTACACTGATTTCTGTGAAGCCAAAAGAAGTTGCACAACCAATTTACGATCCCAGATCTATAAAAGAATTACATGCTGGCGATACTTTCTTTTACATCGCTGACAAACGATTAGATCCTAACGATATTAATTGGCGAGGAGCATAA
- a CDS encoding DUF2491 family protein codes for MGLFDFFKNKKDEMKEPVLPVIHDISFGRTVVIDPLAISLLGADHRMKLSTPSLTITGQGTVPFEDGVWLHRFYTDNHELLQIMGGDGKHDFGVQQISLFSVYDSIEPANEAALEAEIAKLKADTYTLDGVEYKRVWFDGDGPTEPVQFHETVYLDEGGAENYGIQQQCMLFGREVDGQEESLLVTHEKTDQGDESVTLMVGAVLSPNDISI; via the coding sequence ATGGGGTTGTTTGATTTTTTCAAAAACAAAAAAGACGAGATGAAAGAACCTGTGTTGCCGGTTATTCACGATATTTCCTTTGGTCGCACAGTAGTGATTGATCCTTTGGCGATTTCTCTTCTGGGCGCGGATCACCGAATGAAATTATCTACACCTTCATTAACGATAACGGGGCAAGGCACGGTACCATTTGAAGACGGCGTATGGTTACACCGTTTTTATACGGATAATCATGAATTACTTCAGATCATGGGTGGTGATGGCAAGCATGATTTTGGCGTGCAGCAAATCAGCCTGTTTAGTGTTTACGACAGTATTGAACCTGCAAATGAAGCGGCGCTTGAGGCAGAAATTGCAAAGTTGAAAGCGGATACCTACACACTGGATGGTGTTGAATATAAGCGTGTTTGGTTTGATGGGGATGGCCCGACAGAGCCTGTACAGTTTCATGAAACTGTTTATCTGGATGAAGGTGGTGCGGAAAATTATGGGATTCAACAGCAATGCATGTTGTTTGGTCGCGAAGTGGATGGGCAAGAAGAAAGCTTGCTTGTAACACATGAAAAAACAGATCAAGGGGATGAGAGCGTGACGTTGATGGTCGGCGCCGTTCTTTCTCCTAATGATATTTCAATCTAG
- a CDS encoding DUF350 domain-containing protein yields the protein MMMDVIYDSVEGVLPFLMYFGAAIVALAAFARIYSWVTPYDEVELIKNNNPAAATTFVGAMLGFGIPVYSALDNSLSLIDFAVWATIALVVQVLTFVLLRKLVYPKLVERIEQGEIAAAIKIAGVSIVVGLINAGSMTY from the coding sequence ATGATGATGGATGTAATCTATGATTCAGTTGAGGGGGTGCTCCCGTTTCTAATGTATTTCGGTGCAGCAATTGTGGCGTTAGCTGCTTTTGCACGGATATATAGCTGGGTAACTCCTTATGATGAAGTTGAGCTTATTAAGAATAATAATCCGGCAGCTGCTACAACATTTGTGGGTGCAATGCTGGGGTTTGGTATCCCGGTTTATAGCGCGCTTGATAACTCGTTAAGTCTGATTGATTTTGCGGTTTGGGCCACCATTGCGCTGGTTGTTCAGGTATTAACGTTCGTTCTGCTGCGTAAGCTTGTGTATCCAAAACTTGTTGAACGTATTGAGCAAGGTGAAATCGCTGCCGCTATTAAAATTGCAGGTGTTTCAATTGTTGTTGGCCTGATTAATGCGGGCAGCATGACATATTAA
- a CDS encoding DUF1190 domain-containing protein: protein MKRAKKLSLTLMAVGSATTLAACGDGDKREEVESYKDLESCLSAGVFSDQQCEDAYDKAKETHDSSAPRYDKVGLCEEQFGVGQCEQRTNHNGGSFWSPFFTGYIISSLLNQPSYGGGYYSTPYYQTRYGRRATWNGDYIKTYRDSNGRIQHRVNKESFQKPKPAKVLNRTAVISRGGFGTRPKARASKSRSRGGRSWGG, encoded by the coding sequence ATGAAGAGAGCTAAAAAACTTTCCCTCACCTTGATGGCCGTTGGTAGTGCTACAACGCTTGCAGCCTGTGGTGATGGCGATAAACGGGAAGAGGTTGAATCCTATAAAGACCTTGAGAGTTGCCTTTCTGCTGGAGTGTTCAGCGATCAGCAGTGCGAGGATGCTTACGATAAGGCAAAGGAAACTCATGATAGCAGTGCGCCGCGTTATGATAAGGTCGGTCTGTGTGAAGAGCAATTTGGTGTAGGGCAGTGTGAGCAACGTACAAATCATAATGGCGGGTCGTTCTGGTCACCATTTTTTACCGGCTATATTATTTCCAGCTTGTTAAACCAACCTTCCTATGGTGGCGGTTATTATTCTACACCTTATTATCAAACACGCTATGGCCGTAGGGCTACGTGGAACGGTGACTATATTAAAACCTATAGGGATTCGAATGGCCGTATCCAACACCGTGTGAATAAGGAATCGTTCCAGAAACCGAAACCAGCAAAAGTATTGAACCGCACAGCAGTGATTTCCCGTGGTGGGTTTGGCACTCGTCCAAAGGCCAGAGCTTCAAAAAGCCGAAGTCGAGGTGGTCGCAGTTGGGGTGGTTAA
- a CDS encoding thiamine pyrophosphate-binding protein, which produces MADQVSGGVALIDALIANGADIAFGVPGESYLAALDALHDTEDKLRFITCRHEAGAANMAEAYGKMTGKPGICFVTRGPGATHASIGLHTAFQDSTPMIMLIGQVAADQVEREAFQEIDYRRFLSEVTKWTAEINDASRISEYIGRAFRVATSGRPGPVALALPEDMLRQLCAPQKTVPYTAATAHPGAADLENMKSMLQNAKRPFVLAGGSGWSAEAVDMLQKFAEKNNLPVAASFRCQDRMDNRHPNYVGDMGIGANPKLVKRMQDADVILALGPRLGEMTTDGYGRISAPVPEQTLIHMHQGAEELGRVYQPDLAINATPTTLLSLIKDWDISSTNWADHVIDAKNEYTEWQKPLPNPGDVQLAELYAHMREDLPADTIFCNGAGNYASWLHRFYQYRGFPTQLAPTSGAMGYGVPAAIAAKIISPEKTVVCCAGDGCFMMSVMELATAARYGANVIFLVFNNSMFGTIRMHQEKNYPERISGTELTNPDFVPMAESYGFHAVRVEKTEDFAPALKAAQASGKPALIEVMVDPEAIAPTATISSLRQI; this is translated from the coding sequence GTGGCGGACCAAGTTTCTGGCGGCGTAGCCTTAATTGATGCACTTATTGCAAACGGTGCAGACATCGCGTTTGGAGTTCCGGGTGAAAGCTACCTTGCCGCTCTTGATGCCCTACATGATACCGAAGATAAACTGCGTTTTATTACCTGCCGCCACGAAGCAGGCGCAGCCAACATGGCCGAAGCTTATGGTAAAATGACAGGCAAGCCCGGCATTTGTTTCGTAACGCGCGGCCCTGGCGCCACCCATGCTTCAATTGGCCTTCACACCGCTTTTCAAGACAGCACCCCCATGATTATGCTCATTGGGCAGGTTGCTGCTGATCAGGTAGAGCGAGAAGCTTTTCAGGAAATCGATTACCGTAGGTTCCTTTCTGAAGTAACCAAGTGGACTGCGGAAATTAATGATGCCTCGCGTATTTCCGAATATATTGGCCGCGCATTCAGGGTTGCCACGTCAGGCAGACCCGGCCCTGTTGCACTAGCCCTTCCAGAAGACATGCTACGTCAACTATGTGCACCTCAGAAAACAGTGCCATACACCGCAGCCACTGCACACCCTGGAGCCGCTGATCTGGAAAACATGAAATCCATGCTCCAGAACGCGAAACGTCCCTTTGTACTTGCAGGCGGCAGTGGATGGTCAGCTGAAGCTGTTGATATGCTGCAAAAATTTGCAGAAAAGAATAACTTACCTGTCGCCGCGTCCTTCCGCTGTCAGGACAGAATGGACAATCGTCACCCTAATTATGTGGGAGATATGGGGATCGGCGCAAATCCAAAACTTGTAAAACGCATGCAGGACGCTGATGTCATTCTAGCCCTTGGCCCTCGCTTAGGGGAAATGACAACAGACGGTTATGGCCGGATATCAGCCCCTGTTCCTGAACAAACTCTTATTCACATGCATCAAGGTGCAGAAGAACTTGGCCGCGTTTACCAACCTGATCTCGCGATCAATGCCACACCAACAACACTGCTCTCCCTTATCAAAGACTGGGACATCAGTAGCACAAATTGGGCAGATCATGTGATAGATGCAAAAAACGAATATACAGAATGGCAAAAGCCACTCCCAAATCCGGGGGATGTGCAGCTAGCTGAACTTTATGCTCATATGCGTGAAGATTTACCTGCCGATACTATCTTCTGTAATGGTGCTGGTAATTACGCCAGTTGGCTCCACCGCTTTTATCAGTATAGAGGGTTCCCAACCCAATTAGCGCCCACATCTGGCGCTATGGGATACGGTGTGCCTGCGGCCATCGCAGCCAAAATCATTTCACCGGAAAAAACAGTGGTTTGCTGTGCAGGCGATGGCTGCTTCATGATGAGTGTGATGGAGCTTGCAACAGCTGCTCGTTATGGGGCGAATGTGATTTTCCTCGTGTTCAATAACAGCATGTTTGGCACTATTCGTATGCATCAGGAAAAAAATTATCCTGAGCGTATTTCAGGCACAGAGCTTACTAACCCTGATTTTGTGCCTATGGCTGAAAGCTACGGCTTTCACGCCGTTCGTGTTGAAAAAACTGAAGATTTTGCGCCAGCGCTGAAAGCTGCACAGGCATCCGGCAAGCCAGCTCTTATTGAAGTGATGGTAGATCCCGAAGCCATTGCACCCACCGCAACTATCAGTTCCCTCAGGCAGATTTAA
- a CDS encoding MBL fold metallo-hydrolase translates to MSELNTSNKPPAVASPLVAKELRKHAEYGLIRQVADGILCVLADNPKDYTGPGTNTYVIGEEAVWILDPGPNSQKHIDAVLAAVNGRGVEGILVTHTHLDHSPAANPLKEITGAKTYGFGALSKDILALTDEDIDEDFVPDEALSHGQMLGEGDYRIEALHTPGHFPNHMCYRLWNKDVLFSGDHVMGWSTTVVVPPLGHLGEYLQSLNVLEACEASLMLPSHGDPVDNPNGRIHEVREHRMMRHAQVADCMAEGLKCPEKIVEKLYVDLTPRLIEAAKGCVQAHIELLEEEATMRAPVKESFAFDVVAP, encoded by the coding sequence GTGTCGGAACTAAATACCAGCAATAAGCCACCGGCTGTCGCAAGTCCGTTAGTGGCAAAAGAGCTGCGTAAACACGCGGAATATGGTTTGATCAGACAGGTGGCGGACGGCATTTTGTGCGTGCTTGCAGATAATCCAAAAGATTATACCGGACCCGGAACAAACACATATGTGATTGGTGAAGAGGCTGTGTGGATACTTGATCCAGGCCCAAATAGCCAAAAGCATATTGATGCGGTTTTGGCAGCGGTGAACGGGCGCGGTGTTGAAGGTATTCTTGTTACCCACACACATTTGGACCATAGTCCAGCGGCTAATCCACTGAAAGAAATTACCGGGGCAAAAACATATGGCTTTGGTGCGCTCTCTAAAGATATTCTTGCGCTGACTGATGAAGATATTGACGAAGATTTCGTTCCTGATGAGGCGCTTTCACACGGCCAGATGTTGGGTGAAGGCGATTACCGTATTGAAGCACTTCACACGCCGGGGCACTTCCCAAACCATATGTGTTACCGTTTGTGGAATAAGGATGTTCTCTTTTCCGGTGATCATGTAATGGGCTGGTCAACAACTGTCGTTGTACCGCCTCTTGGGCACCTTGGTGAATACCTACAGAGCCTGAATGTGTTGGAAGCCTGTGAAGCGTCCTTGATGCTACCCAGCCATGGTGATCCTGTTGATAATCCGAATGGTCGTATACACGAAGTGCGCGAACACCGTATGATGCGGCATGCACAGGTAGCGGATTGTATGGCCGAAGGCCTTAAGTGCCCAGAAAAGATCGTTGAAAAATTGTATGTGGATCTTACGCCTCGTCTGATTGAAGCGGCAAAAGGATGCGTTCAAGCTCATATTGAACTGCTTGAAGAAGAAGCCACAATGAGAGCACCAGTGAAAGAGTCTTTTGCATTTGATGTTGTTGCCCCTTAA
- a CDS encoding YheT family hydrolase, with the protein MQIVGAGLQAFLKEQGGDLLPPFKQRFPWLGADLQTVRNSFSRNKPVVEMHNRLYAPLESGEAISVAVTEPQIPSVQKSLVLIHGLGGNEDSHYMKETALAFSQLGWHVFRMNARGVGPSRETSKPPYSAGLTKDLRSVLAAVHKHHPENKIYAMGFSLGGQLLLRTLGEGELPVDLIAGVSVSAPLDLSASQQKLERRRNGVYVDYLVKNMRADLEGTKSPTHDIALEDIKTIRGFDEYIIGPYFGFKGADDYYSGISCKSVIADIKQPVLAIHSADDPWIPVEDYRDANWPSDVAAGAVVLPKGGHVGFHCKYADIPWYIGAAKQFFEAI; encoded by the coding sequence GTGCAGATTGTTGGCGCCGGTTTACAGGCATTTCTAAAAGAACAGGGCGGTGATCTATTGCCGCCTTTCAAACAGCGTTTCCCATGGTTGGGGGCTGATCTTCAAACCGTCCGTAATAGCTTTTCTCGTAATAAGCCTGTAGTTGAGATGCATAACCGCCTTTATGCACCGCTTGAAAGTGGAGAGGCCATAAGTGTTGCGGTTACAGAGCCTCAAATACCTTCAGTGCAAAAATCTTTAGTATTAATCCACGGTTTGGGTGGGAACGAAGATAGCCACTATATGAAAGAGACGGCTCTAGCTTTCTCTCAGCTTGGCTGGCATGTATTCCGTATGAATGCTCGGGGTGTTGGGCCCTCTCGGGAAACTTCAAAACCTCCCTATAGTGCGGGGTTAACAAAAGATCTTAGGTCTGTTCTTGCTGCGGTTCATAAGCATCATCCTGAGAATAAGATTTATGCTATGGGTTTTTCGCTTGGTGGGCAGTTGCTGCTGCGGACCTTAGGTGAAGGCGAATTGCCTGTTGATTTAATTGCTGGTGTATCTGTATCTGCACCCCTTGATCTGTCAGCCAGTCAGCAAAAACTGGAGCGCCGCAGAAACGGTGTTTATGTGGATTATCTCGTTAAGAATATGCGAGCTGACCTGGAAGGTACAAAATCGCCAACGCATGATATTGCTCTTGAGGATATTAAAACTATCCGAGGGTTTGACGAATATATCATTGGCCCATATTTCGGCTTTAAAGGGGCTGATGATTATTATTCGGGTATTTCCTGTAAATCAGTTATCGCAGATATTAAACAACCTGTTCTAGCTATTCATAGCGCCGATGACCCTTGGATACCTGTTGAAGATTATAGAGATGCCAATTGGCCATCTGATGTAGCAGCCGGGGCCGTCGTGCTTCCGAAAGGAGGGCACGTGGGTTTCCACTGTAAGTATGCTGACATTCCCTGGTATATTGGTGCGGCGAAACAATTCTTTGAAGCGATTTAG